The following are encoded in a window of Cupriavidus oxalaticus genomic DNA:
- the boxA gene encoding benzoyl-CoA 2,3-epoxidase subunit BoxA produces the protein MGAPDIIKQHLIDPEICIRCNTCEDTCPIDAITHDDRNYVVKADVCNGCNACLSPCPTGAIDNWRTMLRGDAYPIAAQLLWDELPAEVPLPELDTAAEGAGSATPATATPEATIQSVETSRHTSPRAPWSAAHPYVNLHGVRAPVTATVAGNYRLTADDASSDIHHIVLDFGTHFFPILEGQSIGIVPPGTDDAGKPHYIRMYSVASPRDGERPGYNNLALTVKRVDQDHDGRPVRGVASSYLCDLAKGDTVQVVGPFGTTFLMPNHAQASVMMVCTGTGSAPMRAMTERMRRNLAHFSGRRMLFFGARNASELPYFGPLLKLPRDFLDIHFAFSRDPDAPRRYVQDAIREAADAAATLLADPNGHVYICGLKGMEAGVLAAFDAVCTGAGRSWAELEATMKAEGRLHIETY, from the coding sequence ATGGGCGCCCCCGACATCATCAAGCAGCACCTGATCGACCCGGAAATCTGCATCCGCTGCAATACGTGCGAAGACACCTGCCCGATCGACGCCATCACCCACGACGACCGCAACTACGTGGTCAAGGCCGACGTCTGCAACGGCTGCAACGCCTGCCTGTCGCCGTGCCCGACCGGCGCCATCGACAACTGGCGCACCATGCTGCGCGGCGACGCCTATCCCATCGCGGCGCAGCTGCTGTGGGACGAACTGCCGGCCGAGGTGCCGCTGCCTGAACTGGACACCGCGGCCGAAGGTGCCGGCTCAGCAACGCCAGCCACGGCTACGCCTGAAGCCACGATCCAGTCGGTGGAAACCAGCCGCCACACCTCGCCGCGCGCGCCATGGTCGGCGGCGCACCCGTATGTGAACCTGCACGGCGTGCGCGCCCCGGTCACGGCGACGGTGGCCGGCAACTACCGGCTCACCGCCGACGACGCATCCAGCGATATCCACCATATCGTGCTGGACTTCGGCACCCATTTCTTCCCCATCCTGGAAGGCCAGTCGATCGGCATCGTGCCGCCGGGCACCGACGACGCCGGCAAGCCGCACTACATCCGCATGTACTCGGTGGCCAGTCCGCGCGACGGCGAGCGTCCCGGCTACAACAACCTCGCGCTGACGGTAAAGCGGGTCGACCAGGACCATGACGGCCGGCCGGTGCGCGGCGTGGCGTCCAGCTACCTGTGCGACCTGGCCAAGGGCGATACCGTCCAGGTGGTGGGCCCGTTCGGCACCACCTTCCTGATGCCCAACCACGCCCAGGCCAGCGTGATGATGGTCTGCACCGGCACCGGCTCGGCACCGATGCGCGCCATGACCGAGCGCATGCGCCGCAACCTGGCGCACTTCAGCGGGCGCCGGATGCTGTTTTTCGGCGCGCGCAACGCCAGCGAGTTGCCCTACTTCGGCCCGCTGCTCAAGCTGCCCAGGGATTTCCTCGACATCCATTTCGCCTTTTCGCGCGATCCCGACGCGCCGCGCCGCTATGTGCAGGACGCGATCCGCGAGGCCGCCGATGCCGCGGCCACCCTGCTCGCGGATCCGAACGGCCATGTCTACATCTGTGGCCTGAAAGGGATGGAGGCAGGCGTGCTGGCCGCCTTCGACGCGGTCTGCACCGGTGCCGGCCGCAGCTGGGCCGAACTGGAAGCCACCATGAAAGCCGAGGGCCGGCTGCATATCGAGACCTATTAG
- the boxB gene encoding benzoyl-CoA 2,3-epoxidase subunit BoxB has product MSIDYSQKIPNNVNLSDDRALQRALEHWQPAFLDWWRDMGPDGSHNFDVYLRTAVSVDPSGWAHFEHVKMPDYRWGIFLQPADPERKIHFGEHKGEAAWQDVPGEHRANLRRIIVTQGDTEPASVEQQRHLGLTAPSLYDLRNLFQVNVEEGRHLWAMVYLLHRYFGRDGREEAEALLERRSGDQDNPRILGAFNERTPDWLSFFMFTYFTDRDGKFQLCALAESGFDPLARTTRFMLTEEAHHMFVGESGVSRVIQRTCEVMRERGIEDPEQVRAAGVIDLETIQRYLNFHYSVTIDLFGADQSSNAATFYSAGLKGRFEEGKRADDHVLKGDAYRVLEVRDGRLGEREVPMLNALNEVLRDDYIKDSMGGVARWNKVIEKAGIPFRLTVPHKAFNRKIGTLANVHVSPQGELISEAEWKANERKWLATDEDRAFVASLMGRVVEPGKYANWIAPPAVGINRQPMDFEYVRFN; this is encoded by the coding sequence GTGAGCATCGACTACAGCCAGAAGATCCCCAACAACGTCAACCTGTCCGACGACCGCGCGCTGCAGCGCGCGCTCGAGCACTGGCAGCCCGCCTTCCTCGACTGGTGGCGCGACATGGGGCCCGATGGCTCGCATAACTTCGACGTGTACCTGCGCACCGCGGTGTCGGTCGACCCGTCGGGCTGGGCGCACTTCGAGCACGTCAAGATGCCCGACTACCGCTGGGGCATCTTCCTGCAGCCGGCCGACCCGGAGCGCAAGATCCATTTCGGCGAGCACAAGGGCGAAGCCGCGTGGCAGGACGTGCCCGGCGAGCACCGCGCCAACCTGCGCCGCATCATCGTCACGCAGGGCGATACCGAGCCGGCATCGGTCGAGCAGCAGCGCCACCTGGGGCTGACCGCGCCCAGCCTGTACGACCTGCGCAACCTGTTCCAGGTGAACGTGGAAGAAGGCCGCCACCTGTGGGCCATGGTCTACCTGCTGCACCGCTACTTCGGCCGCGACGGCCGCGAAGAAGCCGAGGCGCTGCTGGAGCGCCGCTCCGGCGACCAGGACAATCCGCGCATCCTCGGCGCCTTCAACGAGCGCACGCCGGACTGGCTGTCGTTCTTCATGTTCACCTACTTCACCGACCGCGACGGCAAGTTCCAGCTGTGCGCGCTGGCCGAGTCGGGCTTCGATCCGCTCGCGCGCACCACGCGCTTCATGCTGACCGAGGAAGCGCACCACATGTTCGTCGGCGAGTCGGGCGTGTCGCGCGTGATCCAGCGCACCTGCGAGGTCATGCGCGAACGCGGCATCGAAGATCCGGAACAGGTGCGCGCCGCCGGCGTGATCGACCTGGAGACGATCCAGCGCTACCTGAACTTCCACTACAGCGTGACCATCGACCTCTTTGGCGCGGACCAGTCGTCCAACGCGGCCACCTTCTACAGCGCCGGCCTGAAGGGGCGCTTCGAGGAAGGCAAGCGCGCCGACGACCATGTGCTCAAGGGCGATGCCTACCGCGTGCTGGAAGTGCGCGACGGCCGCCTGGGCGAGCGCGAGGTGCCGATGCTCAATGCGCTCAATGAAGTGCTGCGCGACGACTACATCAAGGACAGCATGGGCGGCGTGGCGCGCTGGAACAAGGTGATCGAGAAAGCCGGCATCCCCTTCCGCCTGACCGTGCCGCACAAGGCCTTCAACCGCAAGATCGGCACGCTGGCCAATGTGCATGTGTCGCCGCAGGGCGAGCTGATCTCCGAGGCCGAGTGGAAGGCCAACGAGCGCAAGTGGCTCGCCACCGACGAGGACCGCGCCTTTGTCGCCAGCCTGATGGGCCGCGTGGTCGAGCCCGGCAAGTACGCCAACTGGATCGCGCCGCCGGCGGTGGGCATCAACCGCCAGCCGATGGATTTCGAGTACGTGCGCTTCAACTGA